AGCCTGAGACGTTGGATGTAATGGTTCGATTCATGGAGGATCATCCGGAAGTGGGGGCCGGGGGCTGTAAGGTTGTGCTGCCGGACGGAACTTTGGACAGGGCATGCCGCAGAGGTTTCCCAACTCCGCTTGCCTCGTTCTACTATGCGTTTGGTTTTTCCCGATTGTTCCCGCGTCACCCGCGGTTTAATCAATATCAGCTTTCCTATCTGGATCCAGATCAGGATTATCCCGTGGATAGTCTGATGGGAGCGTTCATGTTGGTGCGCAAAGAGACGATTGATCAGGTCGGACAGTTGGATGAGGATTTCTTCATGTACGGCGAGGACATCGACTGGTGCTACCGGATCAAGCATGGAGGCTGGCATGTCTATTATTATCCCTATACGACAATCATTCACTATAAAAGAGCCAGCAGCCGCAACAAGCCGTTTAAAATCATCTATGAATTTCATCGGGCGATGCTTCTGTTTCATAATAAACATTACAAACGCAAATATGCTTGGTGGGTGAACCTGCTAGTCTATCTGGGAATCGGCATAAAGTTCGTCAGCGCTTTCCTATCAAGCAAGTTAAGCTTGTCGCAGAGGTGAAAACATGATTCGACAAAGCCAAGGCTTTCTCACGCAACTCTATGCCATAGTCGATTTTTTGGCGGTTCAACTCATCTTTGTGTTTGCCTGGTGGTTGAAATTTGAAAGCGGATTATTGGCCTTTTCATCGCCGCTTCCTTTTAGGATCTACTTGCTTTGGAGTGCCGCTTATGGAGTTATCGTGGTCATTGCCGGGTTTTTAATAGGGTTCTATACGCCGAAGCGCAAAAAAAGATTTTCCTTCGAAGCCCTGAAGATCGTTCAAATCCATTTTATCAGCTTGCTGGTCTTGTTGAGTGTCTTGTTTATTGTGAAAGAAGTCCATATTTCCCGTGAGTTTCTGGCGATTTTTGTGTCGGGCAATATTTTTTTTATGGGAATTTATCGATATCTCATCAAGAAGGCTCTGAAGTCGCTCAGGGAAAAAGGATATAATAAACAGTTCGTATTGATTCTGGGAGCGGGGTCGGTCGGCCGCAAATTTTATGAAAATTTGCTTGAGCAGCCTGAATTGGGCTTTGAAGTCGTTGGATTTCTTGATGATTTTCAACGGGAGCATCACCCTGAATTTGTTGGATATAAGCCGATTATCGGAACGGTGGATGACCTGGATTCCATCCTGGGAAGAATCATCATAGATGAGGTCATTATTGCCCTGCCGCTTGAGGCGCATCATAAGTACGCCAAAATTATTGCGGCATGTGAGAAAGCCGGGGTCAAAACGATGATCATTCCGGACTACTTCGATATTCTACCTGCCAGGCCGTTTTTTGAGAATTTTGCCGGCATCCCGATTATCAATGTCAGAGACATTCCGCTGGATGAAGTCAGAAACCGGTTAGTCAAACGGATCTTCGATGTCTTGTTTTCGCTTGCGGCAATTGTCATTACGCTTCCGCTCTTGATCCTGATTGCGGCGGCAATCAAAGCAACGTCGAGAGGTCCGGTCATTTTCAAGCAGGAACGTCTCGGCTGGAACCGGCGTCCGTTCATGATGTATAAGTTCCGCACGATGAAGGTCTCGTCCGGTATTCAATCGGATACGCAGTGGACGGTTAAAGATGATCCTCGCCGGACTTGGTTCGGGACATTTTTGCGCAAGACCAGCTTGGACGAATTGCCCCAGTTTTTCAATGTATTGAAGGGGGATATGAGCGTGGTCGGCCCGAGGCCGGAGCGGCCCTTTTTTGCCGAACAGTTCAAGGAGGAAATTCCGAAGTATATGGTCAAGCACCATATCCGGCCGGGCATTACCGGCTACGCCCAGAGCAGCGGCCTGCGGGGTGACACGTCCATTGAAGAACGGATTCGGCATGATATTTTTTATATTGAGAATTGGACGCTGCTCTTTGATATCAAAATTATCTTCAAAACTCTGGTGAACGGTTTCGTCAATCGCAATGCCTATTGAAATAAATCTTATATCCCAGTATTTTCCCCCTTGGAACCGAATATATCTTCATATATCTTCTCTCAGGGGGGTATGAGGATGCGGGAACCGGATCAGCGGGAGGACAGGCCTCCCCAGGTCGGCAGAGGAATGGTCATCGGGCTTTTGGCAGGCCTTGTGTTGTGGGCGGTTATCTATGCGATTTGGGCGTTGTTTCGATAATTACAGCAAATTTTCATACTTCTGTGCGCCATAGAGCACACGCATAATAACAACCTGTTTTTCCGCCTCGTCGATCAGATGAAAGACAATATAGTTATTAACAATCAGCTTGCGATAGCCTCGGCTGGTTAATATATCGTCTGCACTCCATCAACCCATAGGCACTTTGGGGCAACGAGGTGTTCTGAAATATACCGGTATATCCTGTCTAAATCATCCTCGGCGATGGGGGTAAACTTAGGCTGGTAATGAACACTTGCTCTCCCTCCAGCAGGGGAGTGCCGTCTGTAATTTGCTTTTCCGCTTTCCCCAGTTTTTTATAGACATCCGCAAGTGCCAACTGTCTTTCATAGGTCTCTATGCTCATAATCACTAAGTCACCATATCCATTTTTGGTGATAAAGATAGGCTCTGACTGGTTGTGGCAGAGTTCCGAAATTTTACTTGTGTTTCTCAATTCAGCGATAGGCCTTATCTGTGGCATAGGATCAACTCCTTTCCTTGGGTCCCCTGAATCATTTGATATATTCAACGCAATTTGCTACAAATCATGAATAAACCCACTCCCCCCTCCCCATACTGCATATAAAACAGTACAGGGGAGGTTTGTTCTATGGAAAAGCATGAGCAGGGAAAAGGACCGTATGACCAAACAGATTCAACCTCATGGTCGGATAGTGAGCTCCCGGGGGGCATGTTGTCTTGGGCGGGTAATCCGCAGCAGATGGAAGAGCCGGTATTATTGACGGACGGCCGTCAGCCGGAGGCGGCAGTTGCCTGGACGCCCACCAATGAGCAGCCGGAGGAGCCCATATCATCGGCGGACAGTCAGGTTGAAGATAAGCCTCCGTGGTCAACCGGGCATTGGTCCGATGACTTGATCGGGTTTCTGGACGGCACCGAAGGGTACGGGTTTGTGAATCCGCTTGGAGTGAGCAAGGGCTTTGCGCTCGGACTGATTCTCGGAGCTCTGCTGTGGGCTGGGATGATTGTGGGGATTTTGTATTTGATGCGGTAGGGATCGACGGAATTTTTAGGAGCGGTCACGCTCTCTTTTAACATGTTCATTTTATCTCGTTCATCCTATCTTGTCTTCGCTTTTAACGGGTCTCTTTTTTCATCGATTTATCCTTCCCTTTAGACCGTTGATCGCCCATTTTTGCCATGTCCGTTTTTTTCTCCGGAAATCCCTTAAATCCCTTGCAGCATGTCTGCATAAATGTCCAAGTCTCCTCATAGTAATGTATCAGTCCGTACAATATGGGTGGAGGGGATGATTCAATGCGTCGGGTGATGGGGATTGCAGCCGTCATGCTGATCGGGATCGCTTTGCTGGCGGGATGCGGCGGTAAGAAGGATGCCAATTCGGTTGTCAAGGAGCTCGATCAGAACGTTACGAAGATGGAAAGTTACAAGGGAGAGGGCACCATGGTGCTGCATACGGGGCAGCAGCCGTTGAAATACAACGTGGAGGTGTGGTACCAGAATCCGCATTACTACCGCGTTGCCCTCACCAATGAGGCCAAGGACGTCACGCAGATCGTGCTGCGCAATGATGAAGGGGTGTTTGTGCTGACGCCTCATTTGAACAAGAGCTTCCGTTTCCAAAGCGATTGGCCGGAGAAGCAAGGGCAGGTTTACCTGTATCAATCGCTGGCCAAAAGCATCGTGAACGACACGAACCGCCAGTTTGCCGCAGAGAACAAGGCTTATGTTTTTGATGTGGCGGCCAACTACCAGAACAGCTCGCTGGTGCGCCAGAAGATCTGGCTGGATAAGAACAATTACGCCCCGCAGCGGGTGGAGGTCAGCGATCCGGACGGCAATGTCCTGGTGGAAGTCAGCTTTGACAGCTTCAAGTTCAACGCGAATTTTGAAAAGGACAGCTTTGACATGCAGCGCAATATGACCGCATCGAATCTGCAGTCCATGGCGGCGATGGTCCCGGCAGACGGCGGATCCGGAAAGGCGGCGGGGGATCAAAGCCAAGCGACCGCTCAAGCGAATACTAAAACGAACAGTCAGGCAAGCAGCCAATCTTCATCAAGCAAAAATCAGGGATTCGGCGTCATCGAGCCTGCCTATACGCCCATGGGTGTAGCTCTGAAGGATATGAAGGATTTGAAGCTGGGCGACCAGGCCGGGGTCATGCTGCGATATGAAGGGAACTATCATTATTCGCTCATGGAGGCGCGGCCGGAGGCACAAACCGTGACTGCAATGAACGGGAATATTGTGGATCTCGGAGAAAGAATTGGCGTGCTGCTGGGGGATCAGATGAAGACTCTTGCCTGGACCACGGGCGGTGTCGAGTTCCGGTTGACCAGCGGAGATCTGCCGGTTTCCGAAATGGTCAATATCGCCAAGTCGGTCGAAGGCCAGATTGGCAAATAATAACGGCGATTTGCGCGGAATGTTCATTGACAGTGCCGCTAGAACCCTTTAACATAGGGTTTATGGGCAAGAAGGAACGGGTGCTGCGAAAACAGGCTTGGGGCAGGACCGAACGGTTCTTTCGATTTCAAAGAAGGTGAACATGGGTGGATTCGTTTTACCGTCCGACCTGGGTGGAGATTTCGCTGGATGCTTTGCGCAGCAATGTGGCGGCGTTTCGCAGCGTGCTGCCGCAGGCGATGAAGCTGATGGCGGTGGTCAAGGCGGACGCCTACGGGCATGGAGCCAGGGAAGTGGCGCAGGAAGCGCTCGCTTGCGGAGCGGACTATCTCGGCGTCGCCTTCCTGGATGAAGCGCTGGAGCTTCGGGCAGCGGGGATCACGGCGTCGATTCTCGTATTGGGGTATACCCCCGTAGCAGGCATCCTTACGGCTTACGCGAACGATATCACGCTGACCGTGTACAGCGATGAGGTGCTGGAGGCGCTTGCCGGGCTGCATCGGGAATATGCGTCATTCGGCCGGCCGATGAAAATTCATGTGAAGATCGATACGGGCATGGGTCGAATCGGTCTACACGATCAGGAGGGCGCTGTCCGGTTCATTGAGCGGGCGATCCGGCTGGAAGGCGTTAGCGTGGAAGGCCTGTTCACCCACTATGCCCGGGCCGATGAAGAGGATAAGGCTTATACGTTCGAGCAGCATCGGCGATTTGAAGCGATTGTTGAGCATTTTCGGTCCAAAGGCGTCGTCTTTCCGATCCTTCATGCGGGCAACAGTGCAACAGGCATTGAATTTCCGGAACTTTCATATAATATGCTTCGGCTGGGAATCAGTTTGTATGGACTGTACCCTTCCGAGGAAGTGAATCGCAGGAAAGTGGAGCTTCTTCCCGTGATGAGCTTCAAAACCAAGCCGGTCATGATCAAAACGTTGCCCCCCGGCTCAGGAATCAGCTACGGCACGATCTACACGACAAGCGGCGAGGAGACCATAGCCACACTTCCGGTAGGCTATGCCGACGGCTACACGCGGATGCTGACTTCCAAGGCGGAAGTGCTGGTGCGCGGACACAGAGTGCCGGTGGTTGGAAAGATCTGCATGGATCAATGCATGATCAACGTGACGGATGTTCCCGAGCTGCGGCTGGATGATGAAGTAGTGCTGTTCGGCAGGCAGGGCTCGGAAGTCGTTTCGGCGGATGATCTGGCAGCGGCGCTGGGGACGATCAATTACGAAATCACGTGCATGGTGTCCAACAGAGTCCCGAGGGTTTACATCCGCAACGGACAGCCGTACAAGGTCGTCAATCGCCTGCTGTAAGAGGGAATAATTCCGAATATCCCCTACAAATACCATTTAAAAAACGGGATTTTGAACAGGAGTTTTGCCGTATTGCGGCGAAATATATAGGTCATAACGATACGGCAGGGTTTCACTGCGGCTTTCCTTCGGCTTTAGGGCAGCCGATGTGTATAGCATAATTGCTATACTTTAGGCATACACTTTTTTTGTATAAAATTGCTTCAGGTACGCCATAATGGTAATACTGGACTGGAAATGTTGTGGGGGTGCGAGATTGGTGACCAATGCGCAGAACACAAGAAGGATCATGATCAGCTTGCCGGAATATCTCTTGCAGGAGGTAGACGGTGTCGTCGAACGGGAGAATTCCAATCGCAGCGAATTCATCCGACAAGCGATGAAGCTCTATCTGACGGAACGCAAGAAACGGCATCTTCGCGAGACCATGCAGCGGGGTTATATGGAAATGGCCAAAATCAACCTGCATATTGCGGTGGAATCATTTCAAGCGGAGGAAGACGCGGACAATACTCTTGACCGCTTAGTAAGCGGGGTGTAAATGTTGATTGTTAAACGCGGCGATGTTTTCTTTGCTGATCTCTCTCCTGTTGTGGGTTCGGAGCAGGGAGGTGTCCGCCCGGTGCTGGTGATTCAGAATGACATCGGCAACCGGTTCAGCCCGACCGTTATTGTGGCGGCAATCACCGCCCAAATCCAGAAGGCCAAACTGCCCACCCACATAGAGATTATTGCGGAAACCCACGGGTTTGACCGGGATTCCGTCGTATTGCTGGAGCAAATTCGAACGATCGACAAGCAGCGGTTAACCGACAAAATCACCCACCTGGATGAAGAAATGATGTCAAGGGTGAACGATGCGCTGCAGATCAGTTTGGGACTGATCGATTTTTAACATTTTTCGCAAGCCGACTATCATATGTTCAGAATGCGTGACCGGCGAGGGCCCCAAGTCCCTCGTTTTTTACCGTATGGGGCCTTTAAGCCGCCGATACCGGCATGCTTCATGCCGCTATTCATACCGCAAATGCAGCCTTTTGGGGTCTGGGCGGAAAGAGTCCGGGGAAAAAATCCTGGAGGTTCGATAAAGAAAGAAATCTTCCTTTATTTGTGATAAGAAGGATGCCTTCGCTCAAATAGAGCAACATTTTTCCTTTATATCTACATAAGGCTTTCATGACGCAGTGCCTTGCGACGAATTTTCATGATGCAATCATGCGGCAAGGTTCCAACACCATTATCATTCATTTTCAGGGCAGAATTTTCATCCGTTTCCGGACTTGCCGGAAAGCAAAATCTTATCGGCATCAACACCAACCTGCCTCTAAATGCGGTCATTCTTCCTTGAATTGACCTCGATAGAGGCTTTTTACTGTTTGTGCACCGGTTTTTGATTGTTTATTACTGCGGAACAAGAAAGGACGAAGCGGAGATGAGCGGAAACACGAAGGATCAGAGGACTCCGGCAGAAAGGATGAGGGCTGGCGGGACGCAAACGGACCTGAAGGAAACCGACCTTATGGAAACCGGACAGGCCGGAGCGGGCCAGGGTTCCGTACGGCCTGCGGGGGAGCAGGGGAAGGAGCAGGAGAAGGGACAGGACCAGGAGAAGGAACAGCAGGCCCGCATCCTGAGGCAAATCGCCGCGGAGCTGGAGCTGGCGGTCTCCAAAGTGCGCGCCGCTGTCGAGCTGCTGGATGAAGGCAATACCATTCCGTTCATTGCGCGCTACCGCAAAGAGATGACCGGGGAACTGGACGAGAATCAGCTGCGTTCGGTGGAAGAACGGCTGCAGTACCTTCGCTCCCTGGAGGAGCGCAAGCGGGAAGTCATCCGTTTGATCGACGAGCAGGGTAAGCTGACCGAGGAGCTGCGAACGGCAATTATCCGTGCGGACAAGCTTCAGGAGGTGGAGGACCTTTACCGTCCGTACCGCCAGAAGCGCAAGACGCGGGCGAGCGTCGCCAAGGAGCGGGGCTTGGAACCGCTGGCCGACTGGCTGTCCGCTCAGCCAAGGACGGGCTCGCCGGAGCTGGAGGCAGCCAAATACGTTGATCCGGAGAAGGAAGTACATACGGCGCAGGACGCGCTTCAAGGCGCGATGGATATCATCGCGGAAAATATCGCCGACGACGCCAAGATCCGCGCATGGATCCGGAGCAAGACGAAGGACAAGGCGCTGCTCGTGACCGAAGCGAAAACCGCCGGGCAGGAATCGGTGTATGAAATGTATTACCAATATCAGGAGCCTGTGAAAAAGCTTCCGCCGCACCGTATCCTGGCCATTAACCGCGGAGAAAAAGAGGATGTGCTGAAGGTCCGTCTGGAAATGGAAGAGGGTGAAATTCACCGTTACCTGGAGAAACAGCTGATTCGCGGGGAATCGGCGGTCAAGGCGCTGCTCACGGCTGCGTATGAGGACGCCTACAAGCGGCTGATCGCGCCTTCGGTCGAACGGGAAATCCGCAATGAGCTGACGGAAAAGGCGGAGGAGCAGGCCATCCGGATCTTCTCCGAAAATCTGCGCAATTTGCTGCTGCAGCCGCCTGTCAAGGGTAAAATGGCGCTGGGCGTCGACCCGGCCTACCGCACAGGCTGCAAGCTGGCGGTTGTGGATGAGACCGGCAAAATGCTAGAAGTCGCCGTCACCTACCCGACGCCGCCGCATAACAAAATCGCCGAGGCGGAAGCCGTCTTCAAGCGGCTGATCGAAAAGTACCGTGTGGAGATCGTGATTATCGGCAACGGCACCGCCTCGCGGGAAACCGAGCAGTTCGTCGCCGATATTATTCGCAAAATGAAGGGGCGCTCTTTGAAATATATTATCGTCAATGAAGCGGGGGCAAGCGTTTATTCGGCCTCTAAACTGGCGCAGGAGGAATTTCCGGAGCTGGATGTGGCGGAGCGAAGCGCGGTATCGATCGCGCGGCGTCTGCAGGATCCGCTTGCGGAGCTGGTGAAGATCGATCCGAAATCGATCGGCGTGGGGCAGTATCAGCATGACGTGCATCAAAAGCGCCTGGAGGAGAGCCTGAAGGCCGTTGTGGAATCGG
Above is a window of Ferviditalea candida DNA encoding:
- a CDS encoding glycosyltransferase family 2 protein produces the protein MDVSIIIVNFNTCELTLNAIQSVFQSRTDYSYEIILIDNASTDGSVDRIRKEYPSVHLIVNRDNLGFSKANNQGIRAASGRYILLLNSDTVMQPETLDVMVRFMEDHPEVGAGGCKVVLPDGTLDRACRRGFPTPLASFYYAFGFSRLFPRHPRFNQYQLSYLDPDQDYPVDSLMGAFMLVRKETIDQVGQLDEDFFMYGEDIDWCYRIKHGGWHVYYYPYTTIIHYKRASSRNKPFKIIYEFHRAMLLFHNKHYKRKYAWWVNLLVYLGIGIKFVSAFLSSKLSLSQR
- a CDS encoding undecaprenyl-phosphate glucose phosphotransferase; this translates as MIRQSQGFLTQLYAIVDFLAVQLIFVFAWWLKFESGLLAFSSPLPFRIYLLWSAAYGVIVVIAGFLIGFYTPKRKKRFSFEALKIVQIHFISLLVLLSVLFIVKEVHISREFLAIFVSGNIFFMGIYRYLIKKALKSLREKGYNKQFVLILGAGSVGRKFYENLLEQPELGFEVVGFLDDFQREHHPEFVGYKPIIGTVDDLDSILGRIIIDEVIIALPLEAHHKYAKIIAACEKAGVKTMIIPDYFDILPARPFFENFAGIPIINVRDIPLDEVRNRLVKRIFDVLFSLAAIVITLPLLILIAAAIKATSRGPVIFKQERLGWNRRPFMMYKFRTMKVSSGIQSDTQWTVKDDPRRTWFGTFLRKTSLDELPQFFNVLKGDMSVVGPRPERPFFAEQFKEEIPKYMVKHHIRPGITGYAQSSGLRGDTSIEERIRHDIFYIENWTLLFDIKIIFKTLVNGFVNRNAY
- a CDS encoding type II toxin-antitoxin system Phd/YefM family antitoxin, translating into MPQIRPIAELRNTSKISELCHNQSEPIFITKNGYGDLVIMSIETYERQLALADVYKKLGKAEKQITDGTPLLEGEQVFITSLSLPPSPRMI
- a CDS encoding LolA family protein; protein product: MRRVMGIAAVMLIGIALLAGCGGKKDANSVVKELDQNVTKMESYKGEGTMVLHTGQQPLKYNVEVWYQNPHYYRVALTNEAKDVTQIVLRNDEGVFVLTPHLNKSFRFQSDWPEKQGQVYLYQSLAKSIVNDTNRQFAAENKAYVFDVAANYQNSSLVRQKIWLDKNNYAPQRVEVSDPDGNVLVEVSFDSFKFNANFEKDSFDMQRNMTASNLQSMAAMVPADGGSGKAAGDQSQATAQANTKTNSQASSQSSSSKNQGFGVIEPAYTPMGVALKDMKDLKLGDQAGVMLRYEGNYHYSLMEARPEAQTVTAMNGNIVDLGERIGVLLGDQMKTLAWTTGGVEFRLTSGDLPVSEMVNIAKSVEGQIGK
- the alr gene encoding alanine racemase, with protein sequence MDSFYRPTWVEISLDALRSNVAAFRSVLPQAMKLMAVVKADAYGHGAREVAQEALACGADYLGVAFLDEALELRAAGITASILVLGYTPVAGILTAYANDITLTVYSDEVLEALAGLHREYASFGRPMKIHVKIDTGMGRIGLHDQEGAVRFIERAIRLEGVSVEGLFTHYARADEEDKAYTFEQHRRFEAIVEHFRSKGVVFPILHAGNSATGIEFPELSYNMLRLGISLYGLYPSEEVNRRKVELLPVMSFKTKPVMIKTLPPGSGISYGTIYTTSGEETIATLPVGYADGYTRMLTSKAEVLVRGHRVPVVGKICMDQCMINVTDVPELRLDDEVVLFGRQGSEVVSADDLAAALGTINYEITCMVSNRVPRVYIRNGQPYKVVNRLL
- a CDS encoding CopG family ribbon-helix-helix protein; the protein is MTNAQNTRRIMISLPEYLLQEVDGVVERENSNRSEFIRQAMKLYLTERKKRHLRETMQRGYMEMAKINLHIAVESFQAEEDADNTLDRLVSGV
- a CDS encoding type II toxin-antitoxin system PemK/MazF family toxin, with amino-acid sequence MIVKRGDVFFADLSPVVGSEQGGVRPVLVIQNDIGNRFSPTVIVAAITAQIQKAKLPTHIEIIAETHGFDRDSVVLLEQIRTIDKQRLTDKITHLDEEMMSRVNDALQISLGLIDF
- a CDS encoding Tex family protein, whose product is MSGNTKDQRTPAERMRAGGTQTDLKETDLMETGQAGAGQGSVRPAGEQGKEQEKGQDQEKEQQARILRQIAAELELAVSKVRAAVELLDEGNTIPFIARYRKEMTGELDENQLRSVEERLQYLRSLEERKREVIRLIDEQGKLTEELRTAIIRADKLQEVEDLYRPYRQKRKTRASVAKERGLEPLADWLSAQPRTGSPELEAAKYVDPEKEVHTAQDALQGAMDIIAENIADDAKIRAWIRSKTKDKALLVTEAKTAGQESVYEMYYQYQEPVKKLPPHRILAINRGEKEDVLKVRLEMEEGEIHRYLEKQLIRGESAVKALLTAAYEDAYKRLIAPSVEREIRNELTEKAEEQAIRIFSENLRNLLLQPPVKGKMALGVDPAYRTGCKLAVVDETGKMLEVAVTYPTPPHNKIAEAEAVFKRLIEKYRVEIVIIGNGTASRETEQFVADIIRKMKGRSLKYIIVNEAGASVYSASKLAQEEFPELDVAERSAVSIARRLQDPLAELVKIDPKSIGVGQYQHDVHQKRLEESLKAVVESAVNHVGVELNTASSSLLSYVSGINATTAKNIVKFREEKGKFSSREQLLKVPRLGAKTYEQCIGFLRINGGDEPLDNTPIHPESYDIAERLLKELSLTKQQLGTAELKDKLRTVQTEEMAERLQAGVPTLRDIVDSLQRPGRDPREELPAPIFHTDVLKMEDLKPGMQLQGTVRNVIDFGAFVDIGVKQDGLVHISQLSDKYVKHPTEVVSVGDIVTVWVLGVDVNKGRISLTMKGPDEKAR